In bacterium BMS3Abin08, the following are encoded in one genomic region:
- the petB gene encoding cytochrome b6, whose product MGQILDWLDSRFGIKMPHRRFLERPLPERVGYLYCLGGVALTLFISLFVTGLLLSFYYIPSEDEAFHSILRITREVRFGWFIRSLHKWSAQLLILSIILHTLRVILHRAYRPPRELNWIAGTLTLAVALASGFTGYLLPWDQKAYWATEVGTSMAKTVPFIGKGLLYLLRGGPDVDGATLIRFYSLHVLWLPLIMILLLWAHFHMVKRQGISGGL is encoded by the coding sequence ATGGGACAAATACTCGACTGGCTGGACAGCCGGTTCGGCATAAAGATGCCTCACAGGAGATTCCTTGAAAGACCCCTGCCGGAAAGGGTCGGTTATCTGTACTGTCTCGGGGGTGTGGCATTGACGCTTTTTATCTCCCTCTTTGTGACAGGCCTTCTACTGTCCTTTTACTATATCCCATCTGAAGATGAGGCCTTTCACAGCATACTCAGGATCACGAGGGAGGTAAGATTCGGGTGGTTCATACGGAGCCTCCACAAGTGGAGCGCCCAGTTGCTCATTTTATCCATTATCCTTCATACACTCCGTGTAATCCTTCACCGTGCTTACAGGCCGCCAAGGGAGCTGAACTGGATTGCAGGCACATTGACCCTTGCGGTGGCCCTGGCATCGGGGTTTACGGGGTATCTGCTGCCGTGGGATCAGAAGGCCTACTGGGCTACAGAGGTAGGAACCTCCATGGCAAAAACCGTTCCATTCATCGGTAAGGGGCTGCTCTATCTCCTGAGAGGCGGCCCCGATGTGGACGGCGCCACACTGATCAGGTTCTACAGCCTGCATGTCCTCTGGCTGCCGCTCATCATGATACTGCTCCTGTGGGCACATTTTCATATGGTTAAACGGCAGGGGATCTCAGGCGGGTTATAA
- the petC_2 gene encoding cytochrome b6-f complex iron-sulfur subunit, translating to MNRRNFLALSIKVFFSALFAVFAALAISFLYPSRIRKKTLHFIEVLDEDNLPRRGVKTVVFSYKRKRRTINSRAFVVRHKDRLFALSPVCSHLGCLVNWHRSKEKFLCPCHGGKYDIEGKVIGGPPPAPLTRLPLRVRDGKAYIGLRI from the coding sequence GTGAACAGAAGGAACTTTCTCGCACTCTCAATCAAGGTATTCTTTTCCGCCCTGTTTGCGGTTTTTGCCGCACTCGCAATCTCGTTCCTCTACCCGTCCCGAATCAGGAAAAAAACCCTCCACTTTATAGAGGTTCTCGATGAGGACAACCTTCCACGCAGGGGAGTCAAGACGGTGGTCTTCTCCTACAAAAGGAAGCGCCGCACCATCAACAGCAGGGCCTTTGTTGTCAGACATAAGGACAGGCTCTTTGCACTGTCCCCTGTATGCAGCCACCTTGGCTGTCTTGTAAACTGGCACAGGTCAAAGGAAAAGTTCCTCTGCCCCTGTCACGGCGGGAAATACGATATCGAGGGTAAAGTGATAGGAGGCCCACCACCCGCGCCCCTGACGCGCCTGCCCCTCAGGGTCCGGGATGGAAAGGCATATATTGGTCTGAGGATATAG
- the ihfB gene encoding integration host factor subunit beta, with product MTRSELIEKVSESLEGFTIKQTEIIVETFFDSIKDALSKGEKVELRGFGNFRLKNRKPRKARNPKTGESVVVPEKRVVHFKTGKELRDLLNPQMK from the coding sequence ATGACAAGATCCGAGCTTATAGAAAAGGTTTCTGAAAGCCTGGAGGGCTTCACTATCAAGCAGACAGAGATCATCGTTGAGACCTTCTTTGACTCAATAAAGGATGCCCTGAGCAAGGGCGAAAAGGTCGAACTGCGCGGATTCGGAAACTTCAGACTGAAAAACAGAAAACCACGCAAGGCACGAAACCCTAAAACCGGAGAGTCCGTTGTTGTCCCTGAAAAGAGGGTCGTACATTTCAAGACGGGAAAGGAACTCAGGGATTTGCTTAATCCCCAGATGAAGTGA